Genomic DNA from Rahnella variigena:
AAAGTGAGCACATCATGGACAACGCGTTAAACGTTTTGAATAATATCCGTACACTTCGGCACAGGCTCGTGAAATGCCACTCAGCACTCTGGAAGAAATTCTCGAGAAGCTGACTGCAATTGTTGAAGAATCACGCGAAAATGTGAAAGCGCGCAGTGCGCAGCAGCAGGAACGTGACGAAAAATTACTGAAATACCGTGAAATGCTGCAAACGACGGCATCGCTATTGATGACCTGCTGGTCACCAGACAACCAAAGAATCCGTAAAGCTAAGCGTAAACCACGCCCGGCAATCTATGAGTATACCGATACCGACGGTTCTAAAAAAACCTGGACCGGCCAGGGCCGCACTCCTTCTGCCATTAAAGCGGCACTGGATGGCGGTGCAACATTAGAGAGTTTTCTGATCGCGCGTTAATCAGGCTACCGATGTGTTCAGTGTTTTCTGCCTTGCAAACAGCAGGGCAGATAACACACTTATTTGTCTTTTTCCCATTCCGCAACTCCCTTTTTTAACATCGTAATACCCTGCGTCCGATCATTTCTCACTAGTGCTCATTCTCTTAATGTAAGCTTAAGTCTCAGCAAGTATGGTTAACGTCTCTTCGTTTACCGGAAATGCTATGCGTACCCGATATTCTTCCGTTCAAATTTTGCTCCACTGGCTGGTGTTTGTTTTAGTAGTATTGACCTATGCCACGATGGATATAAAAGGATGGTATGCAAAAGGCACGCCCTTGCGGGAGTTATTAGCCCTGACGCATTACAGTCTGGGATTTTGCGTATTATTTCTGATGTGTATACGGCTGTTTGTTCGCGGGATGTATGTTACGCCACCGGTCAAACCAGCGTTGCCGCGCTGGCAGCATTATTTTTCAGGTGGCGCGCAGATTCTTATATATCTGATGTTTCTCAGCTTACCGGTGATGGGTATTTTGTCACAATATTATGGCGGCATGAGTGGACGATGTTTAACATCCTTATGCCGAGAAGCGTGTTTCCGAATTTACCGTTACAGAAACTATTAAAAACGCTGCATGAATGGCTCGCTAATGCGGGGTATTACCTCATCGGATTACATACTTTGGCGGCTCTCTGGCATCACTATCGCCGGCGCGATAACACGCTGATCAGGATGTTACCTTCACGAAAATAGCCCGCGGGTGCGTGGATCAATGTAACCGTTGCAAGGTTCTGGTATCAACAGACCGATTAACGTGACGGAAAGGAGCAATGATGATATCCAGTGCAAGGGGCATATTGCCTGCTGATAAATGCAGCAGTATCCTAAAGCCCTGCTAATCAAATGGATATTGAAAATGGTACTACCGAAGAACTTAATGGAACCTACTTTTACCATGGTCATGCCAATGTAAGCGCTCAGGAGTTATTTTGGTTGATTTTTGCGGAGTCCTTTGCTGAGCATCAAGGGCTCGCTATAGAAACCTCTGCGATGATCATTGCAGGCTGGCCAATTCTTCCAAAACCGAAGGATTGGGGGATTCAACCTGGGAACCAGCGTCGCTTCAAAACTTTCTCGAAGAATTTTTAAAGATATGCGCTTTGTTGAACCAGTTGCAACACCTGTAGGTTTTTGAAAACCCGCATGACAAAAAGTGTTGGTGCTGCTGTCGGGCGTTATGCGCCGTATGTCGGAGGAACAATTCCTGCCATGATCATATTTGGAATCATAGCCAGAAAAACCAGGAATAAATATAATCTGATTGCACGGCCGAAAGACTGTATTGAATGGACGTATTTCTGATGGTCGATGAGAAAGAGATTTTAAGTTACA
This window encodes:
- a CDS encoding cytochrome b, with product MRTRYSSVQILLHWLVFVLVVLTYATMDIKGWYAKGTPLRELLALTHYSLGFCVLFLMCIRLFVRGMYVTPPVKPALPRWQHYFSGGAQILIYLMFLSLPVMGILSQYYGGMSGRCLTSLCREACFRIYRYRNY
- a CDS encoding cytochrome b — its product is MPRSVFPNLPLQKLLKTLHEWLANAGYYLIGLHTLAALWHHYRRRDNTLIRMLPSRK